The genomic window CAGGTTGGGGAAAAGCGCCAGGAAAGCTCAGTGATTCCGTGGGCCCCTCCTCAGGCAAACTGGAATACGTGGCATGCCTGCAACATCGACGAAGGCGAACTGGCAACCGTCTCTATTGATGAGCTTTCGATGGACTACGAACGGTCGCTGCGTGAGCGCCGCCAAAACGACAACGAGTACCGAAAATTCCTCGAGTTTCGCGACAAGCTGCCGATTGCTGCGATGCGATCCGAAATTTTAACCGCAATTAATGACAACCCAGTGGTTATCATTCGGGGAAACACTGGGTGCGGAAAGACTACCCAGATAGCCCAATACATTCTTGATGACTACATCTGCTCCGGGCAGGGCGGGTACGCTAATATTTATGTGACCCAGCCTCGTCGCATTTCAGCCATTTCTGTGGCCGAGCGCGTAGCGCGCGAGCGGTGCGAACAATTAGGCGACACTGTAGGCTACTCGGTGCGATTTGAGTCTGTGTTTCCACGCCCCTACGGCGCAATCCTCTTCTGCACCGTGGGCGTGTTGCTGCGCAAGCTAGAGGCTGGCTTACGAGGAGTGTCGCATATTATTGTGGACGAAATCCACGAGAGAGACGTTAACAGCGACTTTTTGCTGGTCATCCTTCGCGACATGGTTGACACATATCCGGACTTGCATGGTAAGCTCTTGGGGTAAAACTCTTAGATAGTTGTtgtacgtatacgtatatttacatatataaatcACTGGTCAGCAGCAGAAATAAAACCTTTATTATTAAGGAATATACTAGtatagttatacccgttactcgtagagtaaaagggtatactagattcgttgaaaagtatgtaacaggcagaaggaagcgtttccgaccatataaagtatatatattcttgatcaggatcagtagccgagtcgatctggccatgtccgtctgtccgtccgtatgaacgtcgagatctcaggaactacaaaagctagaaagttgagattaagtatacagactccagggacatagacgcagcgcaagtttgttgattcatgttgccacgcccactctaacgcccacaaaccgcccaaaactgccacgcccacatttttgaaaaatgttttaatattttttcatttttgcattggtcttgtaaatttctatcgatttgcaaaaaaactttttgccacacccactctaacgcccacaaaccgcccaaagctgccacgcccacacttttgaaaaatgttttgatattttttcatttttgtattagtcttgtaaatttctatctatttgccaaaaaacttttggccacgcccactctaacgcttacaaaccgccaaaaactgtccttcgcacttacactagctgagtaacgggtatcagatagtcggggaactcgactatagcgttctctcttgtttttatatccGATTGTCCTAGAGTGTATATATTCCTGATCAGGATCATGAGCAGAGTCGATCTGTCttgctgtttgtttatttaaaagctAATTCCGGGAAATAAACTAGATTAGGCATGCCGATACCAGAGAAGTAGGCATAGTCTTGGcttatttatgaaaatgatTATGCCCAAATGTACCTTGCCCACATTttgggaaaatgttttaattttttttaggttttattatttgttttgccgttTTCTTATATTCAAATTGCAGTTGATTTACCGAAATTACTAATGCCTTACATAACTTTGATGTGACTTTATTCTAGCAATAATTTATAcaagtaattttttttcttttgcagttaTTCTTATGTCGGCTACTATTGATACAACGCTTTTTTCGAAGTATTTCGGCTGCTGTCCCGTATTGGAGGTACCCGGAAGAGCATTTCCAGTGCAGCAATTTTTCTTGGAGGACATTCTTCAGATGACAGACTTTGTGCCGTCGGTGGAGTCGCGACGAAAGCGCAAGGAGGTAGAGGAAGAGGAGCAACTTCAGCTTTCTGAGAACAAAGAAGAGGCGGATACCAACTTTAACAAGGTTTGCGAGGACAAGTATTCACAAAAGACTCGCAATGCTATGGCTATGCTATCCGAATCGGACGTTAGCTTCGAGCTGCTGGAAGCATTACTTATGCACATTaagtcaaaaaatatttccgGTGCCATATTAGTATTTCTGCCCGGTTGGAACCTGATCTTTGCGCTTATGAAGTTTCTGCAAAATACAAACACTTTCAGTGATACATCCCAATATCGAATTTTGCCGTGCCACTCGCAGATTCCTCGAGACGACCAACGCAAGGTGTTCGAACCTGTTCCAGAAGGCATTACCAAGATTATACTTTCTACCAACATTGCGGAGACTTCTATAACGATTGACGACATTGTATTTGTAATTGATATATGCAAGGCGCGCATGAAGCTTTTCACTTCACATAACAACCTAACTAGCTACGCCACCGTATGGGCGAGCAAAACCAATTTGGAGCAGCGGAAAGGCCGAGCTGGACGTGTCCGACCGGGCTTCTGCTTCACACTCTGTTCGCGCGCTCGCTTCGAAGCGCTCGAGGACACTCTTACGCCGGAGATGTTTCGCACGCCGTTGCACGAGATGGCTTTGACCATTAAATTGCTTAGGCTGGGCGCCATTCATCACTTTTTGTCAAAGGCATTGGAGCCACCTCCGGTAGACGCGGTAATCGAAGCTGAGGTTTTGCTTCGAGAGATGCGCTGCCTTGACGCTAACGATGAGCTTACACCACTGGGCCGCCTGCTGGCACGCCTTCCAATCGAACCAAGACTTGGAAAGATGATGGTCCTTGGGGCAGTATTTGGCTGTGCCGATCTGATGGCCATTATGGCTTCGTATTCTAGCACCTTCTCAGAGGTGTTTAGTCTTGATATTGGCCAACGTCGCCTGGCAAATCATCAGAAAGCGTTGAGTGGTAGTAAATGTTCCGACCACGTGGCAATGATCGTAGCCTCACAAATGTGGCGGCGTGAGAAACAACGCGGTGAGCAGATGGAAGCTCGGTTCTGTGACTGGAAAGGATTACAAATGAGTACTATGAACGTAATCTGGGATGCCAAGCAGCAGTTACTGGATCTTCTTCAACAAGCCGGATTCCCAGAAGAGTGTATGATACCGCACGAGTTAGATGAAAAGAATAGTGGCGATGACCCCGTGCTGGACGTGTCCCTGGCTCTACTATGCTTGGGTCTCTACCCCAACATTTGCGTGCACAAAGAGAAACGTAAAGTGCTGACTACAGAGTCTAAAGCAGCACTACTACACAAAACATCGGTGAACTGCAGCAACTTGGCAGTTACATTTCCATATCCGTTCTTCGTTTTCGGCGAGAAGATTCGCACGCGAGCTGTTTCCTGCAAGCAATTATCTATGGTCTCGCCTTTGCAGGTGCTACTATTTGGATCGCGAAAGATTGACTTGACCGCCAACAACATGGTGCGCGTTGACAACTGGGTTAATTTTGAAATGGAGCCGGAACTTGCTGCCAAAGTTGGGGCCCTTAAGCCGGCCCTGGAGGATCTTATCACGGTAGCGTGCGACAACCCTTCCGACATACTTCACCTGGAGGAACCCTATGCAGAGCTGGTCAAAGTTGTCAAAGACCTTTGCGTTAAAAGCGCCGGAGACTTCGGACTGCAGCGTGACTCAGGAATTCTTCCGCACCAATCACGCCAGTTCAGTGCCGGCGGAGGACCTGCCAAACGAGGTCGCTTTGATAGCGCCGGAGGTGGTACGGGACGCTACAGTAACAGAGGCTCCCGCAGCTATGGCCACCACGGAAACAGCAGAAACTTTGGAGATGGAGGATATGGAAATAATGGAGGAGGATATGGAAGTATTGGAGGAGGTTACGGAAACAATGGCGGAGGATATGGGAACAATAGAGGAGGATATGGAAACAATCGAGGAGGGTATGGAAACCACGGCGGTGAATTCGGAAACTCATTTGGAAGCAATAGCGGATCAGGCGGCGGCCTTGGAAATTGCGATCAAAGTGGCAGCTGGGGACACTTTTAACGGGTTAATTAAAAGCTGTATTGGTCATTTCATACCCAAgacaaacaattttattgttaaCACGGTACTATTTGTCTTTGGATAAGCAAATGGAGTATACAAATAAAAGACACATTGAAAAGTTGGGTTCTAGGCTTTAAATACGTTTTTCCGATCCAAATCGATGTCCGAGTTAAAACAGACAGCTTTCCAGTCCTTTTTATCCGTATAGACGTTTTTCCAGcccaaaaataagaaaatattaattaaatactaATATTCTTATGTCTATGGTAATTTCTACAAACGATTTTAGCACCAAAAAGGTTACGTTAagttaatttcaatttatagACCATGCTGCGTTCTAGTTCTCATGTATAGCAGAGAtgtcatttttattataataatggAAAGGgtatttacaaaactaaaataacTACATAACTATAATTTTTTTGGGATTGTTTAAGATAATCGCAGGTGTGTGAGTTACTCGTATTGATTGTTTGTTACCATTGATTATTGATTGATTCTATTAGTAATGTaattttgtttgggtttggcTGTTATTATCTTGTTGGCTTGAGTCTTTTTCTGATAGGTAGTCGGAatagaaaattaatttgccttttttgtCTTTAATAAGTTCGATTGCTTCTGGGATGGCGATTGCTTCGGAGGTAATGACGGATGAGTATGGGGGCAATATGCCGTAATtcaaaatgttagtttttGAACCGTCagtaaatatgaaaatatgtgATTTGAGATTATTTTTTGTGAGTTCGTACAGTTTTCGGTATGATTTTGGAgatgtttcttgttttgtatGGGTTCGGAGTGATGTGTCTATTAGATTGGTGAGGGCCCAGGATGGTTTGCATTTATGGAGCTTTTCTGGTTTGTAGAGTAGATTAGGTTTAGATTTAAGTCTGGTTTAGTATTGgtagtgttttttttatattatttggaGCTTGACAAACCTGTAAATTGGtgtttagaaaaaaaaattcggTTTTGAGAGTTTTGCTGTTTGAAGATCTCGTTTCATTTCTAAGGAGGAATTATTTTCTTCGTACAGTTAGTTTTGTATTAGAGTGTAGCGATAGGCTCCGAGGATTACGGATTGCGGAGTTGAacgtgtttttaatttgtttaggATTCTTCTGGGAGCGTTGCCGTATAGAAACAGACCGTACCGTACTCTTATTTGGCGGTGACAGacatattattatattggAGTTTATGTAGAAGTGTGTTGTTTATCTGTGGGTTATTATTATCCATAGAATTTTAAAGGAAGTAAGAATTTGAATGTTAACGTGGCCTATTTTGCAACTACAGTTATgtatatacccgttactcgtagagtaaaagggtatactagattcgttgaaaagtatgtaacaggcagaaggaagcgtttccgaccatttaaagtatatacatatattcttgatgaggatcaatagccgagtcgatctggccatgtccgtccgtctgtctgtccgtatgaacgtcaagatctcaggaactaaaaaagctagaaagttgagattaggcatacagactccagagacatagacgcagcgcaagtttgttgattcatgttgccacacccactttaacgcccgcaatccgcccaaaaaaaaatgttttgatgttttgaaaaatgttttgatattttttcatttttgtattagtcttgtaaatttctatcgatttgccaaaaagcttttgcccacgcctactctaacgcccacaaaccgccgaaagctgccacgcccacacttttgaaaaatgttttgaaattttttccattccattccattaaCTAGGGGAAATGTGTTCGATGTATGCGGACCGACGCGGACAATTATTTTCCTGTAAATCATGAAGTTTTTTATGGAATTGATTAATTTTGGGCCTGTTTTCCATTCCTGCAGTTGGTGGGTTATTGAGTGCACACCTACTCGACCGAAAGCTCAAGAGTAACGAGGGAGGTGTGCATTTTTGACTTCGTTATGAGATAGTTTACATAGAGTAGGCAGTCTGAAGTcgacttgttttttttaaatgcaaattcgtTAAGTATATTGTTATGTATCACAAACCACCAGAGTCTTTCAACCATGATTTTATCTAACGTTTTTGCTACACAACAGTTGAGAGAATGGGTCGGTAAGATGAAGTTTGACTTTAATCGGTTTTCTGCTTGAGGATTGGGATGAAGTATTGTTTTGAATGCTTGTGTTATGTGGCtattaaatttttagtttttgcgTTTACAGCCTATAATGTTTTCTACGATAATAATTcggtttaattttttccagGCAAGTTGTTTTTGATTTCATAGTTGGTGAGGTTTGTGGCATTGAAAGGTTTGCGCTATATAAAGGGTTTTTTTATTGGGGCCGCTTGATCTTTGAAAtgcgaaatttatttattttattttatttcttcattATGTATGGAATATGACATCATTCAAATGACCGCCACGGTTGGTGGCGCACAAAGCGGGCTGTATTTGATCGATGGCGAGGCGTATTTTGACTTTAAAGGTGGTTTGGGGCTTGTTCGCATAGACCTGCGATTTAAGGAAACCCCATAAGAAGAAGTCCAGCAGTGTTAAATCGATCTCGGTGGCCAGTTCTCGTCGCCTCCGCGCGAGATGACCATGTCCGGAAATTGCTCGTGCAGAACATCAATCGTAGCGTGTGCTGTGTGCTGTGTTGAAGCCACTTATTTTCCAGATCCAAATTCTCGAATTCGTCCCAAATACGCCAATTTTGCTTGTTAACATAGCCGTTCATACAAAAATGCGCCTCGATCATCGCGACTGTAAAACGGGTGAAGTGCGCGGAACGTTGCTCGAACTGAAGAcccatttttataaaacaacTTTATGATTTGGACGTGCTGCTCGACACTGTAACCTGCCATGGTGGTTTGGGAGGACGAAATGAATATAACACATACATCTGTCACTGAAACAACATGGCCGCAATGATCTTTCAAAGTTGGAGCGTCCCTATTGGATAACCCTTTAGAAAAATTTTATTGACGTTTTTCTTCTTTGTTGACGTTTTGGGAAGTATGATCTTTctggttggttggtttgttgatttttttgacGTTTTAATTCTTTGTTGACGTTTTGGGAAGTATGATCTTTctggttggttggtttgttGAGTGAGTACGTTGTACTGTTCCCAGTTGGCTTCTTTCAGTTTGAAACAGGGTACATTTTTCTGTTCTAGTTGTCGGAAATAGGATCGTAATAATAGGAAATTGGTCGCTGCAATGGAAGtcgtttattattttctactTGGCTTGAGTGGCTACGATTGGAGAGCAAAGTGTGAGGGGGATGTTTGTGTATGTATTGTGTGTTGAAAAGTGATTTGTCGTAAGGTAAGTATTGGCAATGAATTTTTGAGTTATTTTCCTACGGGTATTTGTTGTTGGAAGCCCCAGGATGGGTGCCATCTATTGTGTTGTGGTGTGGTAGGAGGAGTTAGGTGTGGTAGCTTGAAGGATAAGCTTGTACCAGAGAGTTATTTTGTGATGCAGTTCTGTTTATTTGGAATTGACGTATTTTTTATGTGCCTAGAAATGTCGTCACAGTTGTAATTTGGGGAGGGGGTATATGTAAGCTGTTTTTTCGGCGTATTCGATGCCTAATATTCCAATGTAAGTACGGATCCGTATAAGTTTGATTTTTAGGAAGTAGCAAAGATTCTTATGGTTGATGGATAGTTTGAGTTGTTGTTGGTATTGGTGAGGGATTTTAGGGCAGACAAGGAATCGGAGCAGATAGATAGGAGCATTGATAGTTTGTCTGCGGTTCTAAGTGCAATCTTAACtgcttttatttgcatttatggCAATTATTTCGCTTGAAAGGACTAAGGGATAGAATGGGAGGAggaaaaatttgattttgctgGTTTCGCTTGTTACACTATAGCTTACTATACCATTGGCCATAGAGCCATCTGTGTAAAGGAATTTGTGGTTGGGAATGGAATATTTTAGGAATTGAAAGACAAGTTTGAACGTTGTGGCGGGTGTGCTGGATTTGTTGTATTTTGATAGGGTATGTTGTAGGGTGTGTTGGTAGCTTTATGTAgctttatgtattttttacaTAGGATGGTTTTTATTGGTGATAGGGGTGAAAGGTGACATGTATTCGGTGTATAGTGCTGGGGTACTTAAATTTCTTATTGGATGTTTTGACGAAGTATTTAAGGGGTGTGTCGTAGGAGTGTAGCTGGCTAAAAAGTGTCTCCTGTGTTCCAAAGtgtttaatttgtgtttgcgATTTAATTATTAGGTTGCTGGTTTGTGTTGTCCTAAAAGCTCCTAGAGCTCCTCTTATTGCTGAGTTTTGCATAGTTTTTATGCGATTTGTTAAGAGTTTTGGGGCGGTACCGTAAAGTAGTCCAGTTTAGAGATTTTTTTGGATAAGGGAGAAAAAGTTGCTGTTGTATTTTTGTTGAGGAAAGGTTTTATGATGTTAAGGGGCTTACAGAGGCTGTCTTTAGATTGTCTACGTCTTCCTTTAAAACGTATTTAATGAGACCTAATTTCCATTCTTGGAGTTGGTCAATAAGGGAGTGGATACTGGATACCTATTTTGTCAAAGGCTTTGGAAAAACGCAATAATATTATAGTGAGGGGGCACTTTAGAGAGAGGGATCTTGGTGTTCCCCTTTTAAATCCAAACTGGTTGTTGTGAATGAGTATGCTCGTAGTATGTGGCTTCAAGTAGCGGTTTTTGTAGCCTTAATAGGGCAACCCTATTAGACGTTTAATATTTGCCGACATTCTCAAAGGGTCCGTTTAGGGTGTATTTGGGAGCTTCTGTTTACTTGGTTAGCTTCTTTAATTGCTCTTTGCCATTTTTAGGCCAATTCCTTAGAATTGAACTCCCGAGAATGACACTTTCCGATAATTGAACACTTTATCGGGGGCTGAGGTCTTTTTATTCCGGCTTAGAGCATTTTCTTGACTACTCCGGTCATCGGTCTCGTAGGCCTAGTGTTCCCACCTGGGAGTGATATTTCCAtatttcccctattttgggagtTGATACCCTGTTGGTGAACTGTGCCCATTACTGGAGTAGAATTTCCATGTGACCGGCCGCTGGACTGGTTatcggagactcgtttattgtcgaacTGCATTTTCTTTCTTGCATTCCACTTCCACAGCTTTAGATTCTGGCTGGTTTTAtatcttcaaagtcttatgGTTTTACAAATGATTTTCAAGAATGCTTCTGCCCTTTTTCCAATACAATTCGCACTAGCATCGGTATCCAGTAGTGCCAGTATTTTTTCTCCATCAACCTTACTTTTGGCAAAGAAACGGTTGTCATATTTTACGCTTATTACCGTGTCCACGACTTTCTGTCTAAGGCGTCGGTGTTCGGTTCAgtttttatatagtttttgtGTCCTACCCCCTCCGACTGGTTTATAAAGTTTTCGAGAGTATTTTGATTAAGTGCCTCCTACAGTCGGGGGGTGTCTCCCGCGTTAGCACTTCGCGGTGCTCGGCTCACTTCTTGCGTGCGTTATCGGGATACTCTCCCGGTGCATGGTTGGAataacaatttcttttttgcccCCTTCAATTATGTATTTGGGCTTCTTTATTAGGGAATTTGTTTTAGATATTCTGCCTGGTATGCAGTTAAATATATGACATGACCTACAATTAATGATGCTGACCACAATTTGTTATAATAGGATAAGTTAAGTAGGGTGCTATTGTGCGATAAATAAGTCTCTCTACAGTCAAAAGATCTTCCGGTACTTaagcccacaaaaaaaaaaaaaaacaaatgattaCCAGAAGGTGTTGGTCGTTCCCCTGATATGGTTACATCCGGCCAACATGCCTCCGTCTTCCCCAGCTTGGGGGGCTTTTATTAGGTTCCATACGGGAACTGGCCCACCTAAGACAGTGTATGCCAGAAAACTCCTTTCCGCCAGTCGTCGGAAAGTCAGGCTGTTTGACCGATACTTTTGGACTCCACAGCCTGCTGCTATTTGACCGATACGTTCAGAATCCGCAGATTTCTCATTTCCCTGGACTCGAGCATCACAAACGACCTGGCAACTTGGCCTAGTAGACGCAGCGTcgccaaaaaaatttaaatcgtCCCTCGTTCAAAAAAAGTCCTAGAAAGCCGTAAAGACTCGAACCTATCAGCCTGGCACGTCGGCAGCATCGACTTTACGTTTTCCGGT from Drosophila yakuba strain Tai18E2 chromosome 2L, Prin_Dyak_Tai18E2_2.1, whole genome shotgun sequence includes these protein-coding regions:
- the LOC6529089 gene encoding dosage compensation regulator isoform X3, translated to MSATIDTTLFSKYFGCCPVLEVPGRAFPVQQFFLEDILQMTDFVPSVESRRKRKEVEEEEQLQLSENKEEADTNFNKVCEDKYSQKTRNAMAMLSESDVSFELLEALLMHIKSKNISGAILVFLPGWNLIFALMKFLQNTNTFSDTSQYRILPCHSQIPRDDQRKVFEPVPEGITKIILSTNIAETSITIDDIVFVIDICKARMKLFTSHNNLTSYATVWASKTNLEQRKGRAGRVRPGFCFTLCSRARFEALEDTLTPEMFRTPLHEMALTIKLLRLGAIHHFLSKALEPPPVDAVIEAEVLLREMRCLDANDELTPLGRLLARLPIEPRLGKMMVLGAVFGCADLMAIMASYSSTFSEVFSLDIGQRRLANHQKALSGSKCSDHVAMIVASQMWRREKQRGEQMEARFCDWKGLQMSTMNVIWDAKQQLLDLLQQAGFPEECMIPHELDEKNSGDDPVLDVSLALLCLGLYPNICVHKEKRKVLTTESKAALLHKTSVNCSNLAVTFPYPFFVFGEKIRTRAVSCKQLSMVSPLQVLLFGSRKIDLTANNMVRVDNWVNFEMEPELAAKVGALKPALEDLITVACDNPSDILHLEEPYAELVKVVKDLCVKSAGDFGLQRDSGILPHQSRQFSAGGGPAKRGRFDSAGGGTGRYSNRGSRSYGHHGNSRNFGDGGYGNNGGGYGSIGGGYGNNGGGYGNNRGGYGNNRGGYGNHGGEFGNSFGSNSGSGGGLGNCDQSGSWGHF
- the LOC6529089 gene encoding dosage compensation regulator isoform X2, producing MAELSIYVPALKRKVTARETGSNKKSASKSCALSLVRQLFHLKVVEPFSGTLKKKKDEELKPYPVKLSPNLISKIDKVIQVLDLPVINPRNIKIEPDGAPIPLIVNVSRIDSLQQVGEKRQESSVIPWAPPQANWNTWHACNIDEGELATVSIDELSMDYERSLRERRQNDNEYRKFLEFRDKLPIAAMRSEILTAINDNPVVIIRGNTGCGKTTQIAQYILDDYICSGQGGYANIYVTQPRRISAISVAERVARERCEQLGDTVGYSVRFESVFPRPYGAILFCTVGVLLRKLEAGLRGVSHIIVDEIHERDVNSDFLLVILRDMVDTYPDLHVILMSATIDTTLFSKYFGCCPVLEVPGRAFPVQQFFLEDILQMTDFVPSVESRRKRKEVEEEEQLQLSENKEEADTNFNKVCEDKYSQKTRNAMAMLSESDVSFELLEALLMHIKSKNISGAILVFLPGWNLIFALMKFLQNTNTFSDTSQYRILPCHSQIPRDDQRKVFEPVPEGITKIILSTNIAETSITIDDIVFVIDICKARMKLFTSHNNLTSYATVWASKTNLEQRKGRAGRVRPGFCFTLCSRARFEALEDTLTPEMFRTPLHEMALTIKLLRLGAIHHFLSKALEPPPVDAVIEAEVLLREMRCLDANDELTPLGRLLARLPIEPRLGKMMVLGAVFGCADLMAIMASYSSTFSEVFSLDIGQRRLANHQKALSGSKCSDHVAMIVASQMWRREKQRGEQMEARFCDWKGLQMSTMNVIWDAKQQLLDLLQQAGFPEECMIPHELDEKNSGDDPVLDVSLALLCLGLYPNICVHKEKRKVLTTESKAALLHKTSVNCSNLAVTFPYPFFVFGEKIRTRAVSCKQLSMVSPLQVLLFGSRKIDLTANNMVRVDNWVNFEMEPELAAKVGALKPALEDLITVACDNPSDILHLEEPYAELVKVVKDLCVKSAGDFGLQRDSGILPHQSRQFSAGGGPAKRGRFDSAGGGTGRYSNRGSRSYGHHGNSRNFGDGGYGNNGGGYGSIGGGYGNNGGGYGNNRGGYGNNRGGYGNHGGEFGNSFGSNSGSGGGLGNCDQSGSWGHF
- the LOC6529089 gene encoding dosage compensation regulator isoform X1, which gives rise to MDIKSFLYEFCAKSRVEPKFDIRQTGPKNRQRFLCEVRVDPNIYIGVGNSTNKKDAEKNACRDFVNYLVRVGKLNDKDVPADAGASCAGTMTGLRSVGMAGGGGQQKRVFGGQSGPQDLGEAYRPLNHPSGGDGNSYSVIDHIQEQRDMNEAESVDVNAAIHGNWTIENAKDRLNMYKQANNIRDDYKYTPVGPDHARSFMAELSIYVPALKRKVTARETGSNKKSASKSCALSLVRQLFHLKVVEPFSGTLKKKKDEELKPYPVKLSPNLISKIDKVIQVLDLPVINPRNIKIEPDGAPIPLIVNVSRIDSLQQVGEKRQESSVIPWAPPQANWNTWHACNIDEGELATVSIDELSMDYERSLRERRQNDNEYRKFLEFRDKLPIAAMRSEILTAINDNPVVIIRGNTGCGKTTQIAQYILDDYICSGQGGYANIYVTQPRRISAISVAERVARERCEQLGDTVGYSVRFESVFPRPYGAILFCTVGVLLRKLEAGLRGVSHIIVDEIHERDVNSDFLLVILRDMVDTYPDLHVILMSATIDTTLFSKYFGCCPVLEVPGRAFPVQQFFLEDILQMTDFVPSVESRRKRKEVEEEEQLQLSENKEEADTNFNKVCEDKYSQKTRNAMAMLSESDVSFELLEALLMHIKSKNISGAILVFLPGWNLIFALMKFLQNTNTFSDTSQYRILPCHSQIPRDDQRKVFEPVPEGITKIILSTNIAETSITIDDIVFVIDICKARMKLFTSHNNLTSYATVWASKTNLEQRKGRAGRVRPGFCFTLCSRARFEALEDTLTPEMFRTPLHEMALTIKLLRLGAIHHFLSKALEPPPVDAVIEAEVLLREMRCLDANDELTPLGRLLARLPIEPRLGKMMVLGAVFGCADLMAIMASYSSTFSEVFSLDIGQRRLANHQKALSGSKCSDHVAMIVASQMWRREKQRGEQMEARFCDWKGLQMSTMNVIWDAKQQLLDLLQQAGFPEECMIPHELDEKNSGDDPVLDVSLALLCLGLYPNICVHKEKRKVLTTESKAALLHKTSVNCSNLAVTFPYPFFVFGEKIRTRAVSCKQLSMVSPLQVLLFGSRKIDLTANNMVRVDNWVNFEMEPELAAKVGALKPALEDLITVACDNPSDILHLEEPYAELVKVVKDLCVKSAGDFGLQRDSGILPHQSRQFSAGGGPAKRGRFDSAGGGTGRYSNRGSRSYGHHGNSRNFGDGGYGNNGGGYGSIGGGYGNNGGGYGNNRGGYGNNRGGYGNHGGEFGNSFGSNSGSGGGLGNCDQSGSWGHF